In bacterium, the following are encoded in one genomic region:
- a CDS encoding branched-chain amino acid ABC transporter permease, whose product MRGDHRSAIVAIHAALIAALVCLQVVVPPFHHMLLARIMVLAAYAIGYNLLLGYTGLMSLGHAMFFAAGMYGAGLPLFYLGVGAPEALLLGIAASLVLAVVIGALTLRTSGASFLIVTLMFAQVFYLSTLYFNRITLGDQGFVLAGHLPPISLGALRVTLSEPVVRYNLALATFAVCLGISLWLVGSPIGRVLVAIRENEDRTRMLGYNTFAYKLLALTISAAIAGFSGSVYAVITSYVGASFAAILYSIYPLVWTLLGGSGTALGPFVGTAVMTYTIETASRFTSSYLIVVGVILVALVMRFPSGIVGALRQRWVPWLP is encoded by the coding sequence ATGAGGGGCGATCACCGCTCCGCCATCGTGGCGATCCACGCGGCCCTCATCGCCGCGCTGGTGTGCCTGCAGGTCGTGGTGCCGCCGTTCCACCACATGCTCCTGGCCCGGATCATGGTGCTGGCCGCGTACGCGATCGGGTATAACCTCCTCCTCGGCTACACGGGGTTGATGAGCCTCGGCCATGCCATGTTCTTCGCGGCTGGGATGTACGGCGCGGGCCTGCCGCTATTCTACCTGGGCGTCGGCGCCCCAGAGGCGCTCCTCCTCGGCATCGCCGCCAGTCTCGTCCTTGCGGTCGTGATCGGGGCGCTGACGCTCCGGACGAGCGGGGCGTCTTTCCTCATCGTCACGTTGATGTTTGCGCAGGTGTTCTATCTCTCCACGCTCTACTTCAACCGCATCACGCTGGGAGATCAAGGATTCGTGCTGGCGGGGCATCTGCCCCCGATCTCGCTCGGCGCGCTGCGGGTGACGCTCTCGGAACCGGTGGTGCGCTACAACCTGGCGCTCGCGACCTTCGCCGTGTGCCTCGGGATCAGCCTCTGGCTCGTCGGGTCGCCGATCGGACGGGTGCTGGTGGCGATCCGCGAGAACGAGGACCGCACGCGCATGTTGGGGTACAACACCTTCGCCTACAAGCTGCTCGCGCTCACCATCTCCGCCGCCATCGCCGGGTTCAGCGGGTCGGTGTATGCGGTGATCACGTCCTACGTCGGCGCCTCGTTTGCTGCGATCCTCTACTCCATCTATCCACTGGTATGGACGCTGCTTGGTGGATCGGGGACCGCGCTCGGACCGTTCGTCGGCACCGCGGTCATGACGTACACCATCGAGACCGCCAGCCGGTTTACGTCGAGCTACTTGATCGTGGTCGGCGTCATCCTCGTGGCCCTCGTGATGCGATTTCCCTCAGGGATCGTGGGCGCACTCCGGCAGCGGTGGGTTCCGTGGCTGCCGTGA
- a CDS encoding branched-chain amino acid ABC transporter permease: MTLEGRLVLALLEGAVTGCILALTALGLSMVFGVMRIVNVAHGEFFMLGAVSAWYITSTTSSFGLALVAAPIFVAGVAALVNWVILRPIRYEPQATIVATIGLLYILQQLVLSIYGPYARTVSPPFYIRIDFPWFGYSGYKLAVAGLAAALLWATWRVVSATTLGLYMRATQQDQEIAQAFGVPVHRIFGVAFSLGAALAGLAGALIIPTQPAHYLMGLDALLASFTVVIVGGLGSLGGTVAAAFLIGLSDGIVSVFFSPTLARIVSTALVALVLVVKSGGLFGAESA; the protein is encoded by the coding sequence ATGACCCTCGAAGGCCGGCTCGTGCTCGCGCTCCTCGAAGGGGCGGTGACCGGGTGCATCTTGGCGCTCACCGCCCTCGGTCTCTCGATGGTCTTTGGCGTGATGCGCATCGTCAACGTCGCCCACGGCGAGTTCTTCATGCTGGGCGCGGTGTCCGCCTGGTACATCACATCGACCACATCCAGTTTCGGCCTCGCCCTCGTCGCCGCGCCCATCTTCGTCGCAGGCGTCGCCGCACTCGTGAACTGGGTGATCCTCCGCCCGATCCGCTACGAACCTCAGGCCACGATCGTCGCCACGATCGGGCTCCTGTACATTCTCCAGCAGCTTGTCCTGAGCATCTACGGGCCCTACGCTCGGACCGTGTCTCCTCCGTTCTATATCCGCATCGATTTCCCGTGGTTCGGCTACTCCGGGTACAAACTGGCAGTCGCGGGGCTCGCCGCCGCGTTGCTGTGGGCGACCTGGCGCGTGGTCTCCGCGACGACGCTCGGGCTGTACATGCGCGCGACGCAACAGGACCAGGAGATCGCCCAGGCGTTCGGGGTGCCGGTCCACCGGATCTTCGGTGTCGCCTTCTCCCTCGGCGCTGCGCTTGCCGGGCTCGCCGGAGCCCTCATCATCCCGACCCAGCCGGCCCACTACCTCATGGGTCTCGATGCCCTGCTGGCATCCTTCACGGTCGTGATCGTCGGGGGCCTCGGGAGCCTCGGGGGGACCGTCGCCGCGGCATTCTTGATCGGCCTCAGCGACGGGATCGTGTCGGTGTTCTTCTCGCCCACGCTGGCCAGGATCGTCTCGACCGCGCTCGTCGCCCTCGTCCTCGTGGTCAAGAGCGGAGGCCTGTTCGGCGCGGAGTCCGCATGA
- a CDS encoding ABC transporter substrate-binding protein has product MSTKRISRREALRAAGIVVGAGIAGVGPRPLVPSGLRQVVYAASPENPLRIGFQVHRTGIGAVYGRWWERTAAAAATYINEKGGMAGRPVRLVSEDDGTDPARGAIAVEKLTSEDKVDLIFGTLFSNVVIGSAPRAGELKIPYLVVSEGYHVASGKLNRYCFQPGITDVRAQLTAISSWIVNNLGKKITMIYPDYAFGYDHRDFWGKGAARLGATVQALIPIPPTETSFTKYFSRIPADTEVLYHVMVGPGVPTFVKELGEYFGSKRPHLFGFIDSLEGVDLASPGLEFLEGSHFWEAFPRYAGGYNTSFERTYRERLGVSASGASARDPKDVSTYSHMFGVWETLFVIKQTVEQSGYKRPGPKDYKAFIETLERFQGFSEGVGHPQGPKKFVGRIHQAFGQQFISRVDTKRLTVVHKTKVEDSLYPPEADYTKQPL; this is encoded by the coding sequence ATGTCTACGAAGAGGATCTCGAGACGGGAAGCCCTCAGGGCCGCGGGGATCGTCGTCGGAGCAGGCATCGCCGGGGTCGGCCCGCGCCCTCTCGTGCCATCCGGATTGCGTCAGGTAGTCTACGCCGCTTCCCCCGAGAATCCGCTGCGGATTGGATTCCAGGTGCACCGCACCGGAATCGGGGCGGTCTACGGCCGGTGGTGGGAGCGGACCGCAGCGGCGGCCGCGACCTATATCAACGAGAAAGGCGGGATGGCGGGACGTCCGGTGCGGCTGGTCAGTGAGGACGACGGCACGGATCCTGCCCGGGGTGCCATCGCCGTCGAGAAGCTCACCTCGGAAGACAAAGTCGACCTCATCTTTGGAACCCTGTTCTCGAACGTCGTGATCGGTTCCGCCCCCAGGGCCGGCGAGCTGAAGATCCCCTACCTGGTGGTGAGCGAAGGGTACCACGTGGCCTCGGGAAAGTTGAATCGCTACTGTTTCCAGCCGGGCATCACGGACGTGCGCGCGCAGCTCACCGCGATCTCGTCCTGGATCGTCAACAACCTCGGGAAGAAGATCACGATGATCTACCCCGACTACGCATTCGGGTACGATCACCGCGATTTCTGGGGCAAAGGGGCGGCCAGGCTGGGCGCGACGGTGCAGGCGCTGATCCCCATCCCGCCGACGGAGACGTCGTTCACGAAGTACTTCTCGCGCATCCCCGCCGATACCGAGGTCCTGTACCACGTGATGGTCGGTCCGGGCGTGCCGACCTTCGTCAAGGAGCTGGGTGAGTACTTCGGCTCCAAGCGGCCTCACCTGTTCGGGTTCATCGACTCCCTCGAAGGCGTCGACCTGGCCAGCCCGGGCCTGGAGTTTCTCGAAGGGAGCCACTTTTGGGAAGCGTTTCCGCGCTACGCTGGCGGGTACAACACCTCATTCGAGCGAACGTACCGGGAGCGGCTCGGGGTCAGCGCGTCGGGGGCGAGTGCCCGAGACCCCAAGGACGTCTCGACGTATTCGCACATGTTTGGGGTGTGGGAAACGCTCTTCGTGATCAAACAGACGGTTGAGCAGAGCGGCTACAAGCGTCCCGGCCCGAAGGACTACAAGGCGTTCATCGAGACCCTGGAACGCTTCCAGGGGTTCAGCGAGGGCGTTGGACATCCCCAGGGCCCGAAGAAGTTTGTGGGGCGGATCCATCAGGCCTTCGGACAGCAGTTCATCTCGCGGGTGGACACAAAGAGACTCACGGTGGTGCACAAGACCAAGGTCGAGGACTCGCTCTATCCTCCCGAGGCCGACTACACGAAACAACCCCTGTAA
- a CDS encoding Ldh family oxidoreductase gives MAPAMWICPPEPLQIFAVGVFTAMGAEPDIADEVAGHLIRANLSGHDSHGVIRIPAYMKEADRGMLQPAARPTIARETEAAAVVDAHRGFGQYSTLFALDWALGRAQRHGLAAVAVRHSTHIGRLGEYTERAADRGAIAVVTVGAAGPQVGGVALHGGAGRFLGTNPWSFGVPGVHRSMVFDAATSVVAEGKVQVARAKGAELPPGCLIDRDGKPTRSPGDFYEGGALLPLGGEVAGHKGYGLGMASALIGGLAMIDDVDPTSVGAPGPQSTPGPRSRIGGVFLIAIDPGAFGNGEHFRAMVDEILAEAKRMPPRSGQTDVLVPGEPERLSRTRRATEGIGVAGATWNELAAIAERFNVPLPEHRPA, from the coding sequence GTGGCGCCCGCAATGTGGATCTGCCCGCCTGAGCCTCTCCAGATCTTCGCGGTCGGCGTGTTCACGGCGATGGGCGCCGAGCCGGACATCGCCGACGAGGTCGCGGGCCACCTGATCCGGGCCAACCTCTCGGGCCACGACTCCCACGGCGTGATCCGGATCCCGGCGTATATGAAAGAAGCCGATCGTGGGATGTTGCAGCCGGCGGCTCGGCCCACGATCGCGCGCGAAACCGAGGCCGCCGCGGTGGTGGACGCGCACCGGGGTTTCGGGCAGTACTCCACCTTGTTCGCGCTCGACTGGGCGCTCGGGCGGGCGCAGCGGCATGGGCTCGCGGCGGTCGCGGTGCGCCACTCGACCCACATCGGCCGTCTCGGGGAGTACACCGAGCGGGCGGCCGATCGGGGCGCGATCGCGGTCGTGACCGTAGGCGCGGCGGGCCCTCAGGTCGGGGGAGTCGCGCTCCACGGCGGCGCGGGCCGTTTCCTTGGAACAAACCCGTGGTCGTTTGGCGTGCCCGGGGTCCATCGGTCGATGGTCTTCGACGCCGCGACGTCGGTCGTGGCCGAAGGCAAGGTTCAAGTGGCCCGGGCCAAGGGAGCGGAACTGCCCCCCGGATGTCTGATCGACCGCGACGGCAAGCCAACGCGGTCCCCCGGAGATTTTTATGAGGGCGGCGCGCTGCTGCCGCTTGGAGGCGAGGTGGCCGGGCACAAGGGCTACGGGCTGGGCATGGCATCGGCGCTGATCGGGGGGCTGGCCATGATTGATGATGTCGATCCCACCAGTGTCGGCGCGCCCGGGCCGCAGTCCACGCCTGGCCCGCGGAGCCGCATCGGCGGGGTCTTCCTGATCGCGATCGATCCCGGTGCATTTGGAAACGGGGAACACTTTCGGGCGATGGTCGACGAGATCCTGGCAGAAGCCAAGCGCATGCCGCCGCGGTCCGGTCAGACCGACGTCCTGGTGCCGGGTGAGCCGGAACGGCTCAGCCGCACCCGGCGGGCGACCGAGGGGATTGGGGTGGCAGGGGCGACCTGGAACGAGCTGGCGGCCATCGCCGAACGTTTCAACGTGCCCCTTCCGGAACACCGTCCGGCCTAG